In one window of Prevotella sp. E13-17 DNA:
- a CDS encoding fasciclin domain-containing protein, translating to MMRQIKQIKRTIIKMAVMAAPLMGVGGGLGLTSCDSDTLSGDSYYTFTGETVASYIENRPDSFSVFTQIVKEAGEEALLSTYGHYTAFIPTDEAFQTYFAAHGISIAQLTDEDKREIVYNHIIRSTAIDYKTKDFTEGALGTSNMNNRYMIISYVVADEGRNQIVVNKQAHISRPDNEVHNGVVHVIDHVLEPSDETLGAILDQMPEYSIFAEALRLTHLNDSISETYDMSYENPYTTEFVNVLGYTMKPLTRRRLGYTLFAEPNSVMQTAGIGDVEALKQYAQQYYGQEDADDPTSRRNALNRFISYHLLNRQMSTNSFVYSGPCTSSYYMDKRYEYYETMLENRLLEIRAGNRLNMQKSGLFVGIDESHSNIDGMNGFIHSLTHMLVYDEAIMQHDVLNKRIRFDAYSIAPQLTNNNVRWKLTNLDGFGGYTMSPDYCGDYLKFNDASKFIMWASDYWTNYQADEISVRGWYDVTVRMLPVPPGTYEIRLGYTARSWGGIAQLFVDGDIIGIPVSFNYTGEQPQIGWVSDDETTDMGAENDKMMRNRGYMKGPNSVYAPNGQKTLRQNIGALRFIVGTFTFQDYGPHYFRVKNIESELGEFHFDYLEYVPTSLIDSEDKD from the coding sequence ATGATGAGACAGATCAAACAGATAAAAAGAACCATCATCAAGATGGCAGTGATGGCGGCACCGCTTATGGGAGTCGGAGGTGGACTCGGTCTGACATCCTGCGATAGTGACACGCTCTCTGGTGACAGCTACTACACGTTTACTGGAGAGACCGTAGCCAGCTATATAGAGAATCGACCAGACTCGTTTTCTGTGTTCACACAAATAGTGAAAGAGGCTGGCGAGGAAGCACTGCTGTCAACCTATGGACACTATACGGCCTTTATTCCGACAGATGAGGCCTTTCAGACCTATTTTGCAGCGCATGGCATTTCGATAGCACAGCTGACGGATGAGGATAAGCGTGAGATAGTGTATAATCATATCATTCGTTCAACGGCTATTGACTATAAAACCAAAGACTTTACCGAAGGCGCTCTGGGCACTTCGAACATGAATAACCGCTATATGATCATCTCGTATGTGGTTGCTGATGAAGGCAGAAACCAGATTGTCGTGAACAAGCAGGCCCACATATCAAGGCCAGACAATGAGGTGCACAATGGGGTTGTGCATGTCATTGATCACGTACTGGAACCCAGTGACGAGACCCTTGGGGCAATCCTCGACCAAATGCCGGAATATAGCATTTTTGCTGAGGCCTTGCGACTGACACATCTGAACGACTCCATCAGCGAGACTTATGACATGAGTTACGAAAATCCCTATACGACGGAGTTCGTAAATGTGCTTGGCTATACGATGAAACCACTGACGCGACGCAGATTAGGCTATACGCTATTTGCCGAACCCAACAGTGTGATGCAGACTGCAGGTATTGGTGATGTAGAGGCACTGAAGCAGTATGCTCAGCAATACTATGGCCAGGAGGACGCTGATGATCCAACCAGTCGTCGTAATGCGTTGAACCGTTTTATCAGCTATCACCTGCTGAACCGTCAAATGTCAACCAACTCTTTTGTCTATAGCGGTCCATGTACCTCTTCTTACTATATGGATAAGCGATATGAATACTATGAAACGATGTTGGAAAACCGACTGTTGGAGATCAGGGCAGGCAACCGCCTGAACATGCAGAAGAGTGGTCTTTTTGTAGGTATTGACGAAAGTCACTCAAACATTGACGGTATGAACGGTTTTATTCACTCGCTCACTCATATGCTGGTCTATGACGAAGCCATCATGCAACACGACGTGCTGAACAAGCGAATACGTTTTGATGCCTATTCTATAGCACCTCAGCTCACCAATAATAACGTAAGGTGGAAACTGACAAACCTGGACGGCTTTGGCGGCTATACGATGAGTCCAGACTATTGCGGAGATTATTTGAAATTCAATGATGCCTCGAAATTTATCATGTGGGCTTCGGACTACTGGACCAATTACCAGGCTGACGAGATTTCGGTGCGTGGCTGGTATGATGTGACGGTGCGTATGTTGCCTGTGCCTCCTGGTACTTATGAGATACGCTTGGGCTATACAGCTCGCTCATGGGGCGGAATCGCACAATTGTTTGTTGATGGTGACATCATAGGTATTCCCGTATCCTTCAACTATACGGGCGAGCAACCTCAGATAGGCTGGGTCAGTGATGATGAGACAACCGATATGGGCGCAGAGAACGACAAGATGATGCGCAACCGCGGCTATATGAAGGGTCCCAACTCGGTGTATGCTCCCAATGGTCAGAAGACGTTGCGACAGAATATCGGTGCTCTGCGTTTCATCGTGGGTACGTTCACATTCCAGGACTATGGTCCTCATTATTTCCGTGTGAAGAATATAGAGAGCGAACTCGGAGAATTCCACTTTGACTATCTAGAGTATGTTCCTACAAGTTTAATAGATAGTGAAGACAAAGACTAA
- a CDS encoding RagB/SusD family nutrient uptake outer membrane protein, translated as MKLTKIIMGNEILTAKRTTGLWLGVALLTFHTSLFTSCSDFFDIKPQTELVGDDFWQSKSDVESAVAACYRAMLEPDVMERLIAWGEVRSDNVLAGRSLGSDLQYMLNANIDASNGYTQWGPVYRIINYCNMVLEQAPAVQRQDPNFKLGELRAFEAEAKTLRALCYFYLVRTFRDVPFVTEAYSDDTHPFQMQQTDGDEILRQLLAGLEAISDGYAKAVYSTTSDTKGRVTQKTLWTLMADMYLWLGQYDQCIEMCDRVLQTPTNPLQLESSARYNQQVFGAGNSAESIFELQFDQYTPNYVVNEMYGTTGGRSSVNGLSALGFNDGDNHLFDKNSDLRYKDAFFGSGTSAFVPIEKYVAWRKESASTQVAAADYVVNQNTQHWIVYRLSDVLLMRAEALVERNGEGDLTAALQMVSRTYERANPSKGAGALSPSAYGTQEQMRDLVFDERQREFLFEGKRYYDILRRIRRTGDLQNIVSTYLLRKYESQDQATVFMRLNTLNALYLPIHKDELKVNRLLKQNPFYATSSDIERH; from the coding sequence ATGAAACTGACGAAAATAATCATGGGTAATGAGATACTGACAGCTAAGCGCACGACAGGCTTATGGCTCGGTGTGGCGCTGCTCACATTTCACACTTCGCTGTTCACGTCGTGTTCTGACTTCTTTGATATCAAACCGCAGACAGAGTTGGTCGGCGATGACTTCTGGCAGTCGAAGAGTGACGTGGAGAGCGCCGTGGCAGCCTGCTACCGCGCCATGTTGGAACCCGATGTGATGGAGCGCCTCATCGCATGGGGCGAGGTGCGCTCGGATAATGTGCTGGCGGGACGTAGTCTGGGAAGTGACTTGCAGTATATGCTCAATGCCAATATTGACGCAAGCAATGGTTATACGCAGTGGGGCCCTGTCTATCGCATCATCAACTACTGTAATATGGTGCTGGAGCAGGCCCCGGCGGTGCAAAGACAAGACCCTAACTTCAAACTGGGCGAGCTAAGGGCCTTTGAGGCTGAGGCTAAGACGCTGCGCGCACTCTGTTATTTCTATCTGGTGCGCACCTTCCGTGATGTGCCCTTTGTGACCGAGGCCTATAGTGATGATACGCATCCTTTCCAGATGCAACAGACCGATGGCGACGAGATACTCCGTCAGTTGCTAGCCGGTTTGGAGGCCATCAGCGACGGCTATGCGAAAGCTGTCTATTCGACGACAAGCGATACGAAAGGACGGGTCACCCAAAAGACACTTTGGACGCTGATGGCTGATATGTATCTGTGGCTGGGACAGTATGATCAATGTATTGAGATGTGCGACCGCGTGTTGCAGACGCCAACCAATCCGTTGCAGTTGGAGAGTTCTGCACGCTATAATCAGCAGGTCTTTGGTGCGGGAAACTCGGCAGAGAGTATCTTTGAATTACAGTTTGACCAGTACACGCCAAACTATGTGGTCAACGAGATGTATGGCACAACAGGAGGACGCAGCAGCGTGAACGGTCTGTCAGCTCTCGGTTTTAACGATGGAGACAATCACTTGTTTGACAAGAATAGTGACCTGCGTTATAAGGATGCCTTTTTTGGTAGTGGCACGTCGGCCTTCGTCCCGATTGAAAAATATGTGGCATGGCGAAAAGAGTCGGCAAGTACACAGGTGGCAGCCGCAGACTATGTGGTGAATCAGAACACACAGCACTGGATTGTCTATCGCCTTTCTGACGTGTTGTTGATGCGGGCAGAAGCACTCGTGGAACGCAATGGCGAGGGAGACCTGACTGCTGCTCTACAGATGGTGAGCCGTACGTATGAACGGGCTAATCCGTCAAAGGGCGCAGGGGCGCTGTCGCCTTCAGCCTACGGCACACAGGAGCAGATGCGCGACTTGGTATTTGACGAACGACAGCGTGAGTTTCTGTTTGAAGGCAAACGCTATTATGACATCTTGCGTCGCATCCGTCGCACAGGTGACCTACAGAACATTGTTTCTACCTATCTGTTGCGAAAATATGAAAGTCAGGATCAGGCCACGGTGTTCATGCGCTTGAATACACTGAATGCGCTCTATTTGCCGATTCATAAGGATGAGCTGAAAGTGAACAGGTTGCTGAAACAGAATCCTTTCTATGCCACCTCAAGTGATATTGAGCGTCATTAA